In Planktothrix serta PCC 8927, a single genomic region encodes these proteins:
- the yidC gene encoding membrane protein insertase YidC, with protein sequence MDFGIGFLSNNVMLPILDFFYGIVPSYGLAIVALTLVVRFALYPLNAGSIRNMRRMKVTQPLMKERVDKIQQQYKDDPVKQREEMSRVYKELGNPLAGCFPLLIQMPILFALFATLRGSPFSDANYTVDVQIFPREQIQQIQPQAYATKPQNYYFADGIHASVVAMIPSGNRLGVGDQVPVELQTVDGKPLQAELAQYPDVHLTPTWKILKGEDKIQVNENGQIIALAPGDASIQVGLRGLASDKGFLFIDALGRVGAVDPDGTIHWDIVGMILAFGISLYLNQVLSGQGSSSGNPQQDTVNKITPVIFSGMFFFFPLPAGVLLYMLVANIFQTIQAFILSREPLPENLQKIVEESNKTTKLATVEGGRESLPFEPGRSKKKAQS encoded by the coding sequence ATGGACTTTGGCATCGGGTTTCTTTCCAACAATGTGATGTTGCCGATCCTAGATTTTTTCTACGGGATCGTGCCCAGTTATGGATTAGCGATTGTAGCGTTAACCTTAGTGGTGCGTTTTGCGCTTTATCCTTTGAATGCGGGTTCAATTCGCAATATGCGGCGAATGAAAGTCACCCAACCGTTAATGAAGGAACGGGTTGACAAAATTCAACAACAGTATAAGGACGATCCCGTGAAACAACGGGAAGAAATGAGCAGAGTCTATAAAGAACTGGGAAATCCCTTAGCCGGATGTTTCCCGCTTCTGATTCAAATGCCCATTCTCTTTGCTTTGTTTGCTACTTTGCGGGGTTCACCCTTTTCTGATGCTAACTACACCGTAGATGTGCAGATTTTTCCGCGTGAACAAATTCAACAAATTCAACCCCAAGCCTACGCCACTAAACCGCAAAACTATTATTTTGCCGATGGAATTCATGCCTCTGTTGTGGCGATGATTCCCAGTGGAAACCGTTTAGGCGTTGGGGATCAGGTACCTGTTGAACTCCAAACCGTTGACGGTAAACCCTTACAAGCAGAATTAGCTCAATATCCAGACGTGCATTTAACACCGACCTGGAAAATTCTCAAAGGGGAAGATAAAATTCAAGTCAATGAAAACGGCCAAATCATTGCCTTAGCGCCTGGGGATGCCAGTATTCAAGTCGGTCTGAGAGGGTTAGCATCCGATAAAGGATTCTTGTTTATTGATGCCTTGGGTCGAGTGGGGGCCGTTGATCCCGATGGTACGATTCACTGGGATATTGTCGGCATGATTCTTGCCTTTGGGATATCTTTATATCTCAACCAAGTCTTATCAGGACAAGGTTCGAGTAGTGGCAATCCTCAGCAAGATACCGTTAATAAAATTACTCCGGTAATTTTTAGTGGGATGTTCTTCTTCTTCCCTCTCCCGGCGGGTGTGTTGCTGTATATGCTGGTTGCCAATATCTTCCAAACCATTCAAGCATTTATTTTGTCACGGGAACCCCTCCCCGAAAACCTGCAAAAAATTGTGGAAGAATCGAATAAAACCACTAAATTAGCGACGGTTGAAGGGGGACGGGAATCATTACCCTTTGAACCAGGACGTTCTAAGAAAAAGGCGCAATCCTAG